tcatgcagtgttGACAATATCACATGATGCATCACTaagtggctctaataccatttgtaacggcCTAATAAAAAGTTCTAACCACATTTTACTCTTATTGTCTTGGATATTTTTATAATACAAATGACCCCATTTTATAGGGGAAATGTGGTAGGTGAAATGAATACAAACAAGGTAATCAAATCCTAgtaatttgattacaatcatcCAACTATGGTAAATGTattgataagaaaaatatcaaaccGAATATGGCAATCCTATATTCTACCAGTCTTGTCACTATAAGCACAGGTTTTTACAACCTAGACTTCAGTGCATTATGATAGTTCAATTAAAGGTGTTTGTAGGGCTGTTGCATGATGAGATTTCCTTGTTACTCTGCAGGTTCCCCTGCACGGACAGTAGGCTGGCGTGATCAGGGTTTTATACACAcaagtttcttaaaaaatttgtgGCCGAACTCTGTGTATGTTTTTAATTGCATTTTCTTGACATAAAAGTATCCTGAAGTGTTGATGGTATATGTTGACCGCTGTTATAATGGTATTTCAGGTACACTTACAGGATGGGTCATCTCTTGTCCAATGGTTCATATATCTGGAGCAAAACCTATTCTTTCAAATCATCCCCCTATCCTGGACAGGACTCGCTACAACGTGTAATAATATTTGGCGACATGGGGAAGGTAGTATTGAGTACTGATGTAATGAAATTTATAAGTATTAAGAGTGTTGTTAGAGGTACTATAGCTTTTTTTGCAAGTTGCTTACAAACTAACATGGTAGTCCATGTGCCAAGAGCAGTTCGCGTGGtactcatttttataaaatgtggACTATCCCGTGAGTTTGTAAGAgaattatagtaaaagttgtaatataccaagcattttccaaaaattaaattataaaaagaagggaaaaaagtcaccttttgaaaggaaaaatcCATTGCTCCAAACGAAAATCGTAAGGCAATGTCACTAACACATCTACTAACAGCTTTGTTTCTGACCGACAATGTCAGGATACGAGCTCAATGTTTTGAACTTTAGTAATTTCCTAGTGCCTATTACTATCTTTGGCTTGTTGACTTGATAAAATTGTTCTTCATTGCCTTCAACAAACTCTACATTCCATTATATTTATTGCTCAAATCATAAATTCTTGATCCCATTGGCAGTTAATGTCATTGTTTTCCCTGAGAAGACCTGAGTGGAAGATTATTGTCATTGCTAGGAATTTAAGGCCCATATGCACTCCCTTCACTTTGCATCTGTGTTGCTAGCTAAGTTGAGTTTATGTATTTTTCAGGCTGAGCGTGATGGTTCAAATGAGTACAGTGATTATCAGCCAGGTTCACTGAATACTACCGACCAACTCATCAAGGACTTGAAAAACTATGACATAGTTTTCCATATAGGAGATATGACATATTCAAATGGATACATCTCACAGTGGGATCAATTCACGGCACAGGTGGAGCCCATTGCATCAACTGTCCCATATATGGTTGCAAGGTTTGTGCAACTGTTCATTGCTTGTTTCCATCCATACATGAAAGTTACTTGATAACACTGGTTAAAGAATCTCTTATGTGATCATCTTGCAGTGGCAATCATGAACGTGACTGGCCAGATTCAGGATCCTTCTATCAAAATACAGATTCAGGTGGGGAATGCGGTGTGCTTGCTGAGACCATGTTCTATGTTCCTGCTGAGAATAGAGCTAAGTTCTGGTAAATTACTCTCGAGTGGGCTCAAACTccatatttatttgaaatgggGTAAACTGTGAGTAATGGTTTGAACTATGGACATCTAttctaatattatattaaattatcacttatctgaaaaaacttaatttgataggaaaagataaatttaattatatttaattaatatgttaacaCGAATAAACCTGCCTTCTCAAGAATACACTAAGAGCATCCTCTGGAATTAGTACACAAGAAGGTAGATTACATACATATGGTTCATCAAAAGAACCACTAACTCGCCCAGGAACCTTGGTATTGCACTTAGCTACAGACTAGTGTTTTGTCACTCAGTGGCCATATTACTTGGTGTGTTAGATCACACCCTAAGCACCTAACAACAGTCTGTTTCCCTGGGGTGAGGTTTTGATTCCCACATTTTTGGGAGCAAAAGCATCTCTACATATATGGTGTATTTGATATGTCTGAGATGTTCCAGCACAGAACTGGTAGGTGCTTTTATATTTGGTTAAACTGGTTAGAAGGGAGTTTAATTCCTGTCATAACTTGTCCAAGAGATCAGCTTGGCCCATTTTCCCAACATTCCTTTGTTTTTGCAGGTATTCAACAGATTATGGCATGTTTCACTTCTGTATAGCCGACAGTGAGCACGACTGGAGGGAGGGAACAGAGCAGTACAAGTTCATTGAGCATTGCCTTGCATCAGTAGATAGACGGAAACAACCATGGTTGATCTTTGCTGCTCATCGTGTTCTTGGATATTCCTCCAATGATTGGTATGCCGAGGAGGGCGCATTTGAAGAGCCCATGGGAAGGGAGAGCTTGCAGAAGCTTTGGCAGAAGTACAGGGTGGACATCGCATTTTTCGGCCATGTCCATAACTATGAAAGGACATGCCCCATTTACCAGGTAAATGTCCATGTGCAACTTTCGCCATGCACACTTTGATATACAATTCACTATGAGAAATGTTTCTTTGCATTCTAGCGTCCATCTCACGTACATTTTCGCTGAGTTGGCATGCTCCATCCACTATTGAtgctttttttcctttttaattaaaggtTGATGGAACATGCCAACTCAGCGAAAATGTATACGAGATAAACGCCAAAATACAAATAAGTTTCTCATTCACTATTAATATCATTTGGCTGCGTTGGTATAGTTTGAACAATGATATATGAAAATGCTCTTATGCAAGAGCCTCTGTCACTAGCAGCAGGATAATACTTTAAGCAATCCCAGCTGcattgttgattttgttagcCAGCTCTTACTTCAGCATTGTAGATTGTAGTCTTTCTGTTTTGAATTTCCAAACTGTGCACTGAGTTTGAGATCACTTTCACATGGGGctagcaatttttgacatgaacccaacatgaaattatCGGATTATGGCTGAGGGGTctgactaatttaattaaatgagtctaAGATTGAACTATATAATATTATACTCATAACTCGACACGACCCGAACTTGACAAGTGAACATGAATTGTCATTCTACTTTCATGCCCATGTCTCTAactcttgttctttttgtttttatcaatgCTGGTGTTGTGTAGAATCAATGCGTCAATTCAGAGAAGTCACATTATTCAGGCACCATGAATGGAACAATCCATATTGTCGTTGGAGGGGCAGGGAGCCACTTATCAGAATTCACCACAGCAATACCCAATTGGAGCATTTACAGAGACTATGACTTTGGCTTCGGCAAACTGACAGCATTCAATCACTCTTATCTCCTTTTCGAGTACAAGAAAAGCAGTGATGGAAAGGTATATGACTCCTTTACCATTTCAAGGGAATACAAAGATGTCTTGGCTTGTGTACATGACAGTTGTGAACCCACCACTTTGGCATCTTGATCTGTATCTTACAATTGTTTGAGGAAAACTTATGCCTGATAAAATTTGGCTCCAGTATCAAACCTTCCATTGATGCAATTGAGTTGTTATTAAAGCAATAAAGGCTAtgatttttttacttattattataGATGATACAGCTTTTATCATAGAGCAGCCGCCAATACGATCCCATACAATTGGCATCCGAATTGCACGCAATTGGGGCATCCTTGTAGCTCCCCTTTCTGTTGGGTTGGTCAAATGGCATGCAATTCAGACCTCCAATACCAATGGTTCCTCATCAAAACTAGCGGTTGTGTAGCATTAATTCGTAACTTAAAACTTAcaattaagaaaacattaaaaactttaaaaaaaaaaaaatcgtatgTTGCTCAAACTTCCCCTAATCCTCTAATTCCTCAAATTTATAGGGTTTCATTCCCCATTTCTGTTTCGAATTTGCAAATCTAAAACTTCTCTAATTCCTCTAATTCTTTCATGCGATttgttgcatatttttttaaaaaatatttaaatggaagaATGAGAGAATGAGAGTCGACCCTTAGTTTGGAGAGCAGGATGCAGTTGGTTTGAAAAAGCAGGTTTCCAAAATAggaaaatatgataaaaaaatccttacaaaataataaagtcACCCAAGTCATctgatttttttggtttaatttttttttttttttaaaaaaaaaaaaaacaaatgccaGATTAGCTCAGAAGAACCCCAAAAGGACATCAGTAGACGTTGTAGCATTTCTATTTGCTAACTaaaccttttttgttttaatcactTACCAACTATggaatgattttaatgcctcaaacAGTGAGTTtctgaaaaataatgaaattggaaaagaatagcataattcaaatttaaataagacttgaatagagaaatagagagaaaaaaacatgGAAACTTATAAAGATATGAGTTTgttattgaataaaatattattttgcaaACTTGTCATCTTCTTAGCATTTAATTTGTTTCCCATTTTATTTTGAACTTTGGACTTGTGCAGCATAATTTCTATATTTTGAATGTTTGGAATAAATTCTATATAATGCATGTGCCTCCACATGAGGACATGTGTAGCATAATTAGCattgaatattaaattaatccATGTCTCAAACTTTTCATTATCAGATTGGCGGTTGagatcaaaatttatttttgttcctttAAATTCTTATTGCTACTCAATGcttattagtattatttttattctgttCATTCTTCCCAAGAATATAACGTTTAAAGTTGGAGAAAGGGTTTTATTTAAGAATGtctttaatattatttgattctATTATTTAATGCTGCCTTATTTCAAAAAGAATGGAAGGTTGGagaattaagtttttttaaaaatcaaatgatattaatgtttttttacttACTTTACCATAATTAGGGGCTTAATTACATAAAGAATATTGAATATAATTAGgcctttaaatatttttttatgaacgaaatcctttttaattttcattaactggggggccttattaaattaggAAAAATGATAATTTCACACATCTCCATCTAGTGAATCGGtgaatccaccattgaatttgtgtgagaCCCAAATGAGTGCACAAGTCCAATGAAATGGatccattgaatttgtaaaaagagTTGGTTGAAAGATGGTTATAAAGAATGATGTGTGTAACATGCATTTTAAATTAAGAGCTTTGGGCGGCCACCTAATGGTAGAGTTGACCCTTATCATATGGGCTATGGCAATTTACATTTTAATAGTTGgttaatagaataaatatatgTAGATTGTCATGTAAGTTTGTAAACGTATTAAGTATCATGTACAATTTTAGTGATTTGCCACATTAATTTGAAAGGAATTTATGGTGAAAAATGTGGTACCCTAGAAACCATCATAAGATTACCTTAATAAGGATTGTGACCCCAAATTTGTCGGACAAGGAAACAAATTTTGGGtaataagaaataattaacGCATCTGTGATTGATTCTGTTGtacatatattttgat
This genomic interval from Corylus avellana chromosome ca3, CavTom2PMs-1.0 contains the following:
- the LOC132174750 gene encoding probable inactive purple acid phosphatase 27: MEESCRCLKVFTMFVVLLWLASLRLASAHVIGYGEQPLSKIAIHKATSALRESVSIQANPVVLGLQGEDTEWVTVDLVNPDPSEDDWIAVFSPADFNSSTCLPVNDEDQEPYICTSPIKFKYANSSNSEYTKTGKAVLKFQLINQRADFSFAVFSGGLTNPKLVAVSNYISFANPKAPLYPRLAQGKSWDEMTITWTSGYAIDEAVPLVEWGLKGETQTQSPAGTLTVDQNSMCGSPARTVGWRDQGFIHTSFLKNLWPNSVYTYRMGHLLSNGSYIWSKTYSFKSSPYPGQDSLQRVIIFGDMGKAERDGSNEYSDYQPGSLNTTDQLIKDLKNYDIVFHIGDMTYSNGYISQWDQFTAQVEPIASTVPYMVASGNHERDWPDSGSFYQNTDSGGECGVLAETMFYVPAENRAKFWYSTDYGMFHFCIADSEHDWREGTEQYKFIEHCLASVDRRKQPWLIFAAHRVLGYSSNDWYAEEGAFEEPMGRESLQKLWQKYRVDIAFFGHVHNYERTCPIYQNQCVNSEKSHYSGTMNGTIHIVVGGAGSHLSEFTTAIPNWSIYRDYDFGFGKLTAFNHSYLLFEYKKSSDGKVYDSFTISREYKDVLACVHDSCEPTTLAS